Proteins from a single region of Gordonia hongkongensis:
- a CDS encoding flavin reductase family protein: MTTTIDTTPDLSPVSDGRALRDAYSCFPSGVVAVCCEQRDGDSTTLIGMAASSFTTVSLDPPLVSVCVQNTSTTWPRIRTAPAIGVSVFAGDQIELCKQLAGSSEHRFDGITPLSTDRGAVFVPDAAAHLSCTIHNEIQAGDHTVVLLEIETLRADPDIEPLVFHASTFRALEARTDPTRK; encoded by the coding sequence GTGACCACAACCATCGACACCACCCCCGATCTCTCCCCCGTCTCCGACGGGCGGGCGCTGCGCGACGCGTACAGCTGTTTCCCGTCGGGCGTCGTGGCGGTGTGTTGCGAACAGCGTGACGGGGATTCGACCACATTGATCGGAATGGCCGCGAGCTCGTTCACCACCGTGTCGCTCGACCCGCCGCTCGTCTCGGTCTGCGTCCAGAACACCTCGACGACCTGGCCGCGGATCCGTACCGCACCGGCCATCGGGGTCAGCGTGTTCGCCGGCGACCAGATCGAACTCTGCAAGCAGCTCGCCGGGTCGTCGGAGCACCGGTTCGACGGCATCACGCCGCTGAGCACCGATCGCGGGGCGGTCTTCGTGCCCGACGCGGCCGCCCACCTGTCGTGCACGATCCACAACGAGATCCAGGCCGGCGACCACACCGTCGTGTTGCTGGAGATCGAGACCTTGCGCGCCGATCCCGACATCGAGCCCCTGGTCTTCCACGCCAGCACCTTCCGCGCCCTGGAGGCGCGCACGGACCCGACCCGGAAGTGA